A window of the Lolium perenne isolate Kyuss_39 chromosome 7, Kyuss_2.0, whole genome shotgun sequence genome harbors these coding sequences:
- the LOC139833412 gene encoding uncharacterized protein: MLNGIEQLNGSNYVTWKEKLEITMALLNIDYALLNDPPEVPKENNENYEALKKEYDIIKAKWDDSNRKCLMMIKGSITQSMRGALPDCETAKGYFAKIEHQFKGSSKVYATSLIRRLIDEKYDPTGSLREHIMKKCNMAAKLKSMEMEISNGFLVHFIMSSLPPQFDPFMINYNAMDVKWEIDEMMARCVQEEERLKADRIDHVNQFGHSQKKKYRKFVNEYVKPKPYKFKEKGQSSKGSQQKKPEKAPNAEGNNSNACHFCGKGGHRRKDCFGFKRWLKERGIQYEEDPKKRGKNN; encoded by the exons ATGCTAAATGGCATCGAACAGCTAAATGGCAGCAATTATGTCACGTGGAAGGAGAAGCTTGAGATCACTATGGCCTTACTCAATATTGATTATGCTCTCCTTAATGATCCTCCTGAGGTGCCTAAAGAAAATAATGAAAATTATGAAGCCCTCAAGAAGGAATATGACATTATTAAGGCTAAGTGGGATGACTCTAATCGCAAATGCCTTATGATGATAAAGGGCTCCATTACACAGAGTATGAGGGGAGCCCTTCCTGATTGTGAGACAGCAAAAGGGTACTTTGCAAAAATTGAGCATCAATTTAAAGGGTCTTCTAAAGTTTATGCAACAAGTCTTATCAGAAGGCTAATTGATGAAAAATATGATCCCACTGGAAGTCTTCGAGAGCATATTATGAAAAAATGCAACATGGCCGCCAAACTAAAGTCAATGGAGATggaaatctctaatggtttcctcGTCCATTTTATTATGTCATCTTTGCCTCCCCAATTTGATCCATTTATGATCAACTATAATGCGATGGATGTTAAATGGGAGATTGATGAAATGATGGCGCGATGtgtgcaagaagaagaaaggctTAAGGCTGACAGAATTGATCATGTTAATCAGTTTGGTCATTCACAAAAGAAGAAGTATAGAAAATTTGTGAATGAATATGTGAAGCCCAAGCCTTATAAGTTCAAGGAAAAAGGCCAATCCTCAAAAGGTTCACAGCAAAAGAAGCCAGAAAAAGCGCCTAATGCTGAAGGAAATAATTCCAATGCTTGCCACTTTTGTGGAAAAGGTGGGCATAGGCGAAAGGATTGTTTTGGCTTCAAGAGATGGCTCAAAGAAAGAG GGATTCAATATGAGGAAGACCCTAAAAAGAGGGGAAAGAACAATTAG